A portion of the Magnolia sinica isolate HGM2019 chromosome 17, MsV1, whole genome shotgun sequence genome contains these proteins:
- the LOC131230940 gene encoding uncharacterized protein LOC131230940 encodes MGKLGGIATVALVVGIVTMVWKKQTYGWDKDAVVQVFRGLSERLGFWAMPLYVLIHTLTLALCLPYAVFFEAGASLLFGFFPAIICVFSAKILGASLSFWVGRAIFRSSSTAMEWAQSSKYFNLLSRGLERDGWRFVLLARFSPMPSYVINYALAATKVGFLVDFLLPTVIGCLPMILQNTSIGSLAGVAVSSATGSQKSRVLSYLFPLLGIVSSVLISLRIKKYSSDISVSGELKSTQPSGENIPDCSSTIDASRTSLARSGLEKRH; translated from the exons ATGGGGAAGCTTGGAGGGATCGCGACCGTCGCTCTAGTGGTCGGGATAGTGACAATGGTTTGGAAGAAGCAGACGTACGGATGGGATAAAGACGCGGTAGTGCAGGTCTTCCGAGGACTGTCGGAGAGATTAGGGTTTTGGGCGATGCCTTTGTACGTCCTCATCCACACCTTAACTCTCGCTCTTTGCTTGCCCTATGCCGTTTTCTTCGAGGCCGGAGCATCTCTCCTCTTCGGATTCTTCCCCGCCATCATTTGCGTTTTCTCCGCCAAGATCCTTGGTGCTTCTCTCTCCTTCTGGGTTGGAAg GGCCATTTTCAGGAGTTCAAGCACAGCAATGGAGTGGGCTCAGAGCAGCAAGTACTTCAATCTCCTCTCAAGAGGACTCGAACGAGATGGCTGGAGATTTGTCCTTCTTGCTCGTTTCTCACCTATGCCCTCATATGTCATCAACTATGCTTTAGCTGCTACTAAAGTTGGATTCCTCGTAGATTTTCTGCTCCCAACTGTTATTGGCTGCCTCCCTATGATCCTACAAAATACATCTATCGGTAGCCTTGCTGGTGTGGCAGTCTCTAGCGCCACTGGTTCTCAGAAATCACGTGTCCTCTCTTACCTCTTTCCCCTACTTGGAATTGTATCCAGTGTTCTCATCTCCTTGAGGATCAAGAAGTACTCATCAGATATTTCAGTGTCTGGGGAATTGAAATCCACACAGCCTTCCGGTGAGAATATTCCTGACTGTAGTAGCACGATAGACGCATCTCGAACTTCACTTGCTAGAAGCGGACTCGAGAAAAGACATTAA